Proteins encoded by one window of Desulfofalx alkaliphila DSM 12257:
- a CDS encoding methyl-accepting chemotaxis protein yields MQETLAEQAVVGAEMERIVADLVEANLNFREQYITEAQTDATAVKRNSMLISSLAVVVAVLLSYVLTNAIKKPIMQLIDGANRYAEGDFSNQLQIDSSDEIGDLARSFNNMAAKLSRLIGDMANKAQSLAAHSEELAASSEEVNATVEEIAGATNEVAAAAATGSEAAQEVVKESQKAGQVAQMGNETIEQTVLKINAIASTTNEVAKSIQDLNELSNQIGTITNVITGIAEQTNLLALNAAIEAARAGEHGKGFAVVAEEVRTLAEQPANATKEINELIKQVQMGVELASNNMQLGAKEVEDGVRLAAESGKAMADIIASVNVAIGMVEGIQKGSRQSSEEMEQLAASNEQITSTTQQISAATQEPAEIANQMQLQVAQFKVAKTGDAEG; encoded by the coding sequence AACCGATGCCACTGCAGTTAAAAGAAATTCTATGTTAATATCTAGTCTGGCAGTTGTTGTAGCTGTCCTTTTAAGTTATGTGCTGACCAATGCTATTAAAAAGCCCATTATGCAGTTAATTGACGGTGCCAATAGATATGCAGAAGGGGACTTCAGCAATCAACTGCAAATTGATAGCAGTGACGAAATTGGAGATTTAGCCCGCTCCTTTAACAATATGGCCGCAAAGTTAAGCAGGTTAATTGGCGATATGGCCAACAAGGCCCAATCGCTGGCGGCCCACAGTGAAGAATTGGCTGCCTCCAGTGAAGAAGTTAATGCCACGGTGGAGGAAATAGCCGGCGCAACCAATGAAGTGGCCGCTGCTGCCGCTACCGGTTCCGAGGCTGCCCAAGAGGTGGTAAAGGAATCTCAAAAGGCCGGCCAAGTTGCCCAAATGGGTAATGAAACCATTGAACAAACGGTGTTAAAAATAAATGCCATTGCCAGTACCACCAACGAGGTGGCTAAGTCTATTCAGGACTTAAATGAACTATCAAACCAGATTGGTACAATCACCAATGTCATTACCGGCATTGCCGAACAAACTAATCTGCTGGCCTTAAATGCGGCCATTGAGGCAGCCCGGGCCGGTGAACATGGCAAAGGGTTTGCGGTGGTGGCCGAAGAGGTGAGAACGCTGGCAGAACAACCGGCCAATGCCACTAAAGAAATTAATGAGCTAATTAAACAAGTACAAATGGGAGTGGAATTGGCCAGCAACAACATGCAGCTGGGTGCCAAGGAGGTAGAGGACGGTGTACGGCTGGCAGCAGAGTCCGGTAAAGCCATGGCCGACATCATTGCTTCCGTTAATGTAGCCATTGGTATGGTTGAAGGAATACAAAAAGGCTCCAGACAGTCAAGCGAGGAAATGGAGCAGCTGGCTGCCAGCAATGAGCAGATCACTTCTACCACCCAACAGATATCTGCAGCAACCCAGGAACCGGCCGAAATTGCCAACCAAATGCAGTTACAAGTGGCCCAATTTAAGGTGGCCAAGACAGGGGATGCAGAAGGGTAA